Below is a genomic region from Microbacterium esteraromaticum.
GCCTCAGAGGGCAGAGTCACGGACGCAGTGGACATGTGGTCACACTCCTGCAAGACGCAGCGCGGCGACGGCGAGCCCGACGAGCATCAGCACGATGTTGGGCACGAACGGCTCACCGTGCTTGCGGTGCGCGAAGATCGCGAGGAACTGGATCAGCGCGAGGCCGATCGCGGCGATCGGGGTGAGGATGGGCGCCACGCCGATGAGCACCGGGATGATCACGCCGACCGCACCGAGCACCTCGGCGGCGCCGATGAGCCTGACCTGCGAGTCGCTGTAGTCGTCAAGGGTCGGCATCGGCCGGTCGCCGCCGTGCGGCTTCAGGATCTTCATGGAGCCGGCCATGAGGAATGCCAGGGCGAGGAAGCCGGACAGAACCCAGGTGAGAACGGTGAGGAGGATCACAGGAGGCCTTTCACAAGAACGAAAGTTACGATCGGTAACTGAGGTACGGTGGGTAAGTATTCCTCACGGGGTGGCAGGCACCGCAACGTGACCGAGTCACACCGAGGTAACCGACACGACGTGCCGACGATGAAGGAGCTGCAATGGAGATCGCGCACGAGCCACGCATGCATACGATGTGCGGGGGATCCGAGGCGGATGCAGAGGTGTTCCGCTCGATACTGTCGCGCGTCGGAGACAAGTGGAGCATGATGCTGATCGGGATGCTGCAGGACGGCCCCATGCGCTTCACCGAGCTCAAGCAGATGACCTCCGGGATCTCGGCCCGGATGCTCACCCACACCCTGCGGCAGCTTGAGCGCGACGGGCTCGTGGCGCGTGAGATGTTCGCCGAGATCCCCCCGCGTGTGGAGTACCGCGTGACCCCGCTCGGGCGCACGCTGATCGCCCCGATCCTGGTGCTCGCCGAGTGGGCCTCAACCCACCAGAGCGAGATCGCCGCGCATCGCCTGAAGTACGACCTCGAGACCGACGCCTGATTCCGGGAGCACATCCCTGGAATACATTCAATGGAATACATTCTCCTGAGACCGCGTTCATCCAGCCGTCAGCAACGGAAGGATCAGAACAATGTCGGAATCTCAGCCCCGCATCAGCATCATCGTCGGCAGCACTCGTCCCGTGCGGATCGGACGCCAGCTGGCAGACAGCATCGCCAAACTGCTCGCGCGGTCGACGAGCGCCGACGTGCGGATCCTCGATCTTCGCGAGATCGACCTGCCGATGCTCGATGAACCGCTCATGGCAGGCATGAACCAGTACACGCATCCGCACACCTTCGCGTGGGCCGATGAGATCCGGGCATCCGATGCGATCGTCTTCCTCACTCCGCAGTACAACGCCGGTTACCCGGCCGCGCTGAAGAACGCCATCGACTACATCTACGCCGAGTGGCAGGACCGTCCGGCCGCGATCGTCAGCTACGGCGGGCACGGCGGAGCAGCGTCCGCCAAGCAGCTGCGCGAAGTGCTCGAGTTCATCGGGATGGATCTGATCGACATCCAGCCGCAGCTCGTGATCCGGCGTGAGGACTACACCGCGGACTGGCACCTCGGCGCCCCGGACGTCGTCGTCGACCGGTACTCCGAGACGATCGGCGCCGTCGGTGCCGCCCTGGAGTCGCGCGTGCAGGGGCTCGCCGCGGCGTGACCAGCGCTCGCGTGCAGGGACTCCTTTCAAGATCATAAGATTCGGTGATCTTTACCCCCGGGAGTGGCGAAGGTTCCTCTGATCCTCCGCATAGGGTCGTCTCATGGCCGAGACGACCCTCAGCGACAAGACCACGACGCGCGCCGTGCGCGCCGCGTACTTCGTGTCGGACAGCACGGGCATCACCGCCGAGACCCTGGGCAACGCCCTGCTGGCCAACTTCCCCGGCATGGTGTTCGTCAAGCACACGGTCCCGTTCGTCGACTCGGTCGACGCCGCGACGACCGTCGCTGAGCAGATCGCGCAGGATGCCGCAGGCGGCCTCGAGCCGCTCGTCTTCACCACGGCCAAGAACCCCGCGGTGCGCACCGTGCTCACCGCCGTCCCCGCCACGCACATCGACCTGCTGAGCGGCCACCTGAGCGAGCTCGCCGAGGCTCTCGGCACCCCACCGTCCGAGCAGCTCGGCCAGTTCCACACTCTGGGCGACGCCACCGAGTACTTCGCCCGCATGCGCGCGGTCGAGTACGCGATCGAGCACGACGACGGACAGAGCAGTCGCGCCCTCGACCTCGCCGACGTGATCATCGTCGCCCCCAGCCGCTGCGGCAAGACCCCCACCACGATGTACCTCGCACTGCAGTACGGCCTGCTCGTCGCGAACTACCCGCTCACCGATGACGACTTCCCCAGCGACGGCCTGCCGCCTCTCATCGAGAAGTACGCCTCGCGGTGCTTCGGACTCACCACCACGCCGCTGCGGCTCAGCCAGGTGCGCCACGAACGCCGCCCCGACTCCCACTACTCGAGCCTCGCGCAGTGCACCACCGAGCTGCGCCGCGCCGAGAAGCTGTACGCCCGCAACGGCATCCCCTTCCTCAACTCCTCGACGAAGAGCGTCGAGGAGATGTCCGCAGTGATCCTGCAAGCCCTCGGCCTCCGCCGCTGACCACACTCAGCCTGACCACCCTTCAGACGAAAGAGCTCCTCGTGACCAACATCCTCTGGTTCGATCAGATCGGAATGGCCGACCTCCCCCAGGTCGGCGGCAAGAACGCGTCGCTCGGCGAGATGATCTCGAATCTCGCCGACCTGGGAGTGCGGGTGCCGGGCGGCTTCGCCACGACGGCGGACGCCTACCGCCGCTTCCTCGAGCACGGCGGGCTGCGCGAGCGCATCCGCGACGCGATCGCCGGTCTCGACACCGACGACGTGACGCGTCTCGCAC
It encodes:
- a CDS encoding winged helix-turn-helix transcriptional regulator, producing the protein MEIAHEPRMHTMCGGSEADAEVFRSILSRVGDKWSMMLIGMLQDGPMRFTELKQMTSGISARMLTHTLRQLERDGLVAREMFAEIPPRVEYRVTPLGRTLIAPILVLAEWASTHQSEIAAHRLKYDLETDA
- a CDS encoding pyruvate, water dikinase regulatory protein, giving the protein MAETTLSDKTTTRAVRAAYFVSDSTGITAETLGNALLANFPGMVFVKHTVPFVDSVDAATTVAEQIAQDAAGGLEPLVFTTAKNPAVRTVLTAVPATHIDLLSGHLSELAEALGTPPSEQLGQFHTLGDATEYFARMRAVEYAIEHDDGQSSRALDLADVIIVAPSRCGKTPTTMYLALQYGLLVANYPLTDDDFPSDGLPPLIEKYASRCFGLTTTPLRLSQVRHERRPDSHYSSLAQCTTELRRAEKLYARNGIPFLNSSTKSVEEMSAVILQALGLRR
- a CDS encoding NADPH-dependent FMN reductase, translated to MSESQPRISIIVGSTRPVRIGRQLADSIAKLLARSTSADVRILDLREIDLPMLDEPLMAGMNQYTHPHTFAWADEIRASDAIVFLTPQYNAGYPAALKNAIDYIYAEWQDRPAAIVSYGGHGGAASAKQLREVLEFIGMDLIDIQPQLVIRREDYTADWHLGAPDVVVDRYSETIGAVGAALESRVQGLAAA
- a CDS encoding DoxX family protein — its product is MILLTVLTWVLSGFLALAFLMAGSMKILKPHGGDRPMPTLDDYSDSQVRLIGAAEVLGAVGVIIPVLIGVAPILTPIAAIGLALIQFLAIFAHRKHGEPFVPNIVLMLVGLAVAALRLAGV